A genomic segment from Aegilops tauschii subsp. strangulata cultivar AL8/78 chromosome 1, Aet v6.0, whole genome shotgun sequence encodes:
- the LOC109782183 gene encoding uncharacterized protein, producing the protein MAASLRAAATRMLRPAVHPGEGLRRVFRTQQLSKSTRTYEEGSRVLSEYQASQIQQRKEQLYDLIAGAEPNSDTYWLNRTLLKDLSTQVKPRPEDPQWCKITRRKTVFKWTASVGILVTSAVTYCALASRPEMVRYGDYLVTAESVPMIQERLHQLYGHRPVATAEGVSKQAGYQPDATAEGVSKQAGYQPVGTAESVSKQAGYQPVATAEGVSKQDGYQPVATAEGMSKQYGYQPIPTAEGV; encoded by the exons atggcggcTTCTCTCCGCGCGGCGGCGACGAGGATGCTGCGTCCGGCGGTGCATCCAGGGGAGGGGCTTCGCCGGGTCTTCCGCACCCAGCAG CTTTCTAAATCCACCCGCACCTACGAGGAAGGATCCCGTGTCTTAAGTGAATACCAGGCGTCGCAAATCCAGCAGAGGAAGGAGCAGCTGTATGATCTCATTGCCGGCGCCGAGCCCAATTCTGATACCTATTGGCTGAACAGGACTCTGCTCAAGGATCTCTCTACACAAGTCAAGCCTAGACCAGAGGACCCTCAATG GTGCAAGATAACTAGAAGGAAGACGGTGTTCAAATGGACTGCGTCAGTGGGTATTCTTGTTACTTCTGCCGTCACTTATTGTGCCTTGGCTTCTCGTCCTGAAATGGTGAGGTATGGTGATTATCTTGTTACTGCTGAGAGTGTGCCTATGATACAAGAGAGACTACACCAGCTATATGGACATCGGCCTGTTGCTACCGCTGAGGGAGTGAGCAAGCAAGCTGGATATCAGCCTGATGCTACTGCTGAGGGAGTGAGCAAGCAAGCTGGATATCAGCCTGTTGGTACTGCTGAGAGCGTGAGCAAGCAAGCTGGATATCAGCCTGTTGCTACTGCTGAGGGAGTGAGCAAGCAAGATGGATATCAGCCTGTTGCTACGGCAGAGGGAATGAGCAAGCAATATGGATATCAGCCTATCCCTACTGCTGAGGGAGTATAG